In the Nomascus leucogenys isolate Asia chromosome 5, Asia_NLE_v1, whole genome shotgun sequence genome, one interval contains:
- the BECN2 gene encoding beclin-2 produces MSSIRFLCQRCHQALKLSCSLESGSLPAAPAPTSSQAEPGDTREPGATTREVTDAEEKQDGASSRPLPGDGSASKYHANIFTLLGELGAMHMLSSIQKAAGDIFDIVSGQEVVDYPLCEECTDSLLEQLDNQLAVTEAESQNYQRCLETGELATSEDEMAALRAELRDLELEEARLVQELEDVDRNNARAAADLEAAQAEAAELDQQERQYDRDYSALKWQQLELLDQLGNVENQLQYATVQMDRLKEINCFTAAFEIWLEGPLGVINNFRLGRLPTVPVGWNEINTAWGQAALLLLALANAIGLQFQRYRLIPCGNHSYLKSLTEDRTELPLFCYGGQDVFLNNKFDRAMVAFLACMQQFKEEAEKGELGLCLPYRIQVETGLLEDVSGRGECYSIRTHLNTQELWTKALKFLLINFQWSLVWVASRYQK; encoded by the coding sequence ATGTCTTCCATCCGCTTCCTGTGCCAGCGCTGCCACCAGGCCCTGAAGCTGAGCTGCTCCTTGGAGTCTGGGAGCCTCCCTGCAGCCCCGGCGCCCACCTCCAGTCAGGCTGAGCCAGGAGACACCCGGGAGCCCGGCGCCACCACCAGGGAGGTGACAGACGCTGAGGAGAAACAGGACGGTGCCTCTAGCAGACCCCTTCCAGGTGATGGCAGTGCGTCCAAGTACCATGCCAACATCTTCACCCTGCTGGGGGAGCTTGGCGCCATGCATATGCTCAGTAGCATCCAGAAGGCAGCTGGTGACATTTTTGACATAGTCTCTGGCCAAGAAGTTGTGGACTATCCCCTGTGTGAAGAATGCACCGACAGTCTTTTAGAGCAGCTGGACAACCAGCTCGCTGTCACAGAAGCTGAGAGTCAGAACTACCAACGCTGCCTGGAGACCGGGGAGCTGGCGACCAGCGAGGACGAGATGGCGGCGCTGCGGGCGGAGCTGCGGGACCTGGAGCTGGAGGAGGCCAGGCTGGTGCAGGAGCTGGAGGATGTGGACAGGAACAATGCAAGAGCAGCGGCGGATCTCGAGGCAGCCCAGGCAGAGGCTGCGGAGCTGGACCAGCAGGAGAGGCAGTACGACAGGGACTACAGTGCCTTGAAGTGGCAGCAGCTGGAACTGCTTGACCAGCTGGGGAACGTGGAGAACCAGCTACAATATGCCACGGTCCAGATGGACCGGCTGAAGGAAATCAACTGTTTCACCGCCGCGTTTGAGATCTGGTTGGAGGGCCCCTTGGGCGTCATCAATAACTTCAGGTTGGGCCGCCTCCCCACTGTCCCTGTGGGCTGGAATGAGATTAACACTGCCTGGGGACAGGCGGCTTTGCTGCTCCTTGCCCTGGCCAATGCAATTGGACTGCAGTTTCAGCGGTATCGACTCATCCCCTGCGGAAACCATTCGTATCTGAAGTCTTTAACAGAGGACCGGACTGAGCTGCCGTTGTTCTGTTATGGGGGGCAGGATGTTTTCCTCAATAACAAGTTTGACCGCGCCATGGTGGCCTTCCTGGCCTGCATGCAGCAGTTCAAggaagaggctgagaagggtgagCTGGGCCTCTGTCTGCCCTACAGGATCCAGGTGGAGACAGGCCTGCTGGAGGACGTTAGCGGCCGAGGGGAATGCTATTCCATCAGAACCCATCTGAACACGCAGGAG